The following DNA comes from Rhineura floridana isolate rRhiFlo1 chromosome 18, rRhiFlo1.hap2, whole genome shotgun sequence.
tttccCGACACGCAACTTTATCTCCTCATCTCTTTCTTCGTCCAGACAGTCAACCAACTTGCTCACGCCCTCCATCAGGATGAGGTTCTGACTGCCGGAGGCCTAGTCAGTGTCATGTGGCCAAACTCAAAGTGCCCGCTCCTGAAAGATGACCTGGTTTTGATGGACAGGtgagatttttctctctctctccttctctcccccccccccacaaacaccGGGGAATGATGCATAAGCAAACTCCTTCAGCATTTTGGCATTTGCCTGACCGTCTTGCTTAGCAGGCATTTAATTCGTAAACTGATGCTAAATTCTCCACCGTATAGCTGAAACCCTTCTCTGTAGGTGATGTTTAGACAATGGCTTTAATTCCATGCTGCTTCCAAAAGCTGTTCCCCTTAAAAGCgtgtacctttttaaaaaactcacacacaccccattctccTCTCCCAGGTCTGAAAGCTGGCGAAGCTAATTGTGAGCTAAAAGCATCTCCGCTAAagtatcttgttggccactgtgaaaacacgatgctggactagatgggccgtttgGTCTCATCCAACTGCGGGGCTCTTCCAAAAGTcttatgtcttttttttttttttaccatttgaAAGTTGGGCTTCAATTTTAAGAGTTGTTCAGGAAGGGGTGCTGTTTTAGGGGAGAAAGAGTTGCTAATTGAGGCAACTGTCAATAACGGTTCTCTATCTCTCCTACCCCCGTTAGCCCCGGAATCGACGTAACCACTGAACTAGACAGCTGGATTGATAAGTTTTGCTTGGATGCTGATGTGTTTGTCTTGGTGGCTAACTCCGAGTCTACGCTGATGCAAACGGTATGtgcgcatctggttggccactgtgggaacaggatgctggcctgatccagtcggCTTTTCTTATGTGAGACAGATGCATATTGTAGCCAAAGGAAAAATCCCCCAAACACATGGAATAAATTGATAAAAAGCAAAATTCCCCTGTGGACTGAATCTTACAGAAATATATTGCAGACTATTGACAAGATCTCCAGATTATAATCTTGCTTTCGTTATTCCATCCAAGCCAATTTAGAAATGAGGGATTTCTCATTTTACGCTGCTGAAAAAGAATCCTCTGAATATGATCTGGTAGTCATGTCACTTAAGGGCAATGGGTCTGCTCCAACCAGCATCAGATACAACCCCGTGAGTTTTGGAAAAAGGCTCCAAAACAGAGAAAAGCAACAAAGCGGACCTCTAATACGTCTTTTTTAAAACGAAAATATAGAATCCTGCCAGTCTTCTTCCACAACTAGAAGGGCCCACAAATATGTTCACATGCATAAATTTAAAAATGCCTGAGCCATCTCCTTGGCCCTAAGGACTGCTGGATTGCTGCGGCCTTTATACCTTTCCTTGGCCCCACCCCTCCGCACCATCCAATCGCATTGATTGTGGGCGAGGCCGGGTCTCTGGCCTTTTTAACTCCCAAGCTGCCAGACAACTTTGTGTGCCCAAGTCTCTGGGACCTGTCGTGAGTTGCGTGTCAAAACTGCGTGTAATTCTTGATGGAAACTTGGTGGGTGTTGTGGAGGGAAGGGGGTGCAGGACTCAGCCCTGTGACACACTTAGCGCCTTTTGTTTTTCAGGAGAAGCAGTTCTTCCACAAAGTCAATGCCCGCTTGTCACGGCCCAACATCTTCATCTTGAACAACCGTTGGGATGCCTCGGCCTCTGAACCGGAGTACATGGAAGAGGTGAGGGTTCGGCAAACCGCCGTGGAGGGTGGGCAGCTGGAAAGGGAGACGTCGCCTCCTCTCATGCCCGTACCGTTTTTCCTTCCAGGTTCAGCGCCAACATATGGAACGCTGCACCAGTTTCCTGGTGGACGAGCTGGGGGTGGTGGATCGTCCCCAGGCTGGGGACCGCATCTTCTTTGTCTCCGCAAAGGAAGTCTTGAGCGCCCGGATCCAGAAGGCACAGGGGATGCCTGAAGGAGGTAATGGGGACGCCCTCCCGCCCTAGCAGCAAGGGAAACCTCACCTGAGGGTAAGGAGAGTGAGGCTGCAGCACAGGTgtggggatcctttggccctccagatattgctgaactgcagctcccatctttTTTTGGCCACTAGCCATCCTgttgttagggctgatgggagttgtagttcagcaacatctggaaggccagagattCTGCACAGCTGCTGCAGCAGTGCACCTccttccaacagcaaacacaagcAGTGTGTGCCGACAAGGTTTCAGCCAAAACAGGCCCACTGAGAAATCCTTGAGCTTCTTACAGAATAGAAAACAAGGACGGGGCCTGTAAACACCTTCCGCAGAGAGGCACCACGCCTGGTGGAGGCTGACCTTGCCTTCACGGAAAATAGAGTCACTGCTAGATCTTAATTGGGGAGGGGATCTACTCAAGACATTAAAGTGGATTTCAATGCCTTTTCCTCCCAGGCGGGGCGCTGGCGGAGGGGTTCCAAGTGAGGATGTTTGAGTTCCAGAATTTCGAGAGAAGATTTGAGGCAAGTCTCATTGTCAGCTAAGTTTGTGCTCCTGCTGGCTTTTATAAAACGGGTGgagaatggccatagctcaggggtggagagtctgctttgcatgcagaagggactgatgggagttgtagttcaaaacacctggagggcaccaggttggccgaAGGCTGGTCCTAATTCCTATAGAGTTCTTCCTCTCCCGTCCCCCCCACTTGAGCTAAGAAATCACTGAAATGAGTCCACTTCCAAAAGTTTGACACAAGGAAATTTACTACGTTATGGTATTGGAGTAAATAACCCCGGATCTTTGTTTTCTGTGCAGTGCAAATGTTTGAACTGGGTTCTAGAATCTAACATCCTGAgagatctgattttttttaaaaaaaatcaagtctGTAGTCCTCAAGGTCGCAAAATTAGTGTTGAACGTTTATGAGCAATGCTGGGGTGTCCTCCCCGAGATAGCCAGACGCATATGATGCCAAACAACCTAACATACGTAAAGCCTGATTAAACATACGTAAAGCCTGATTTGTAAAACCTTGACGTGGGATGCAGAGTTTGGGATTGTATCCAACGCTAGTCCTACTTGGAGCAGACCCATTGGACAGGACTAACTTGGGTTCACTCATTTtgatgggtcttctctgagtaggactgagctGGTTATAACCCTTGAACAACTTATTTCCCTTCCCTCGCTTGTGCAGGAATGCATCTCTCAGTCTGCTGTGAAGACGAAATTTGAACAGCACACGGTCAGAGCCAAGCAGATCGCGGAAGAGGTCCGCCAGATCATGGACTCGGTGCACGTGGCTGCCCAGGAGCAGAGGTGAGCGGCTGCAGAgcgtcagaagagcctggctcctggatcaggccactggcctggctagtccagcatccttttctcacagacaCCCCATACAGAATTGGGAGCGCCTTGCTGGCTCAGTTAGGCCCCTGCGTTGCCTGTTCCTTGTATTTTAACAGCCTAGATGAGTTGGCGCTACGTCTTTTCTGCCCCTAGGAAATGAGAGCCGCCTGGAGATTGCCGGCTGATCTCCAGGATTCCACTTAGTGTGccgttctctccctctctccttccctcccagaaTTTACTGCCTGGAGATGCGAGAGGATCGCCAGGAACGCCTGGAGTTCATTGACAAACAGCTGGACCTCCTCACTCACAACTACAAGCTGAAAATCAAACAGATCTCGGAGGAAGTGGAGAGGCAGGTGAGGGCACAGTGGCGGCGGTGATGGGTAGTCCTCTGAGGCAGGCGCTCCGCAGTATGAGTGGCACGGGCGTTCTTCCCGGTTGGGGCACCCTCTCCGTGGGATTGCCTCCCCTCTGAACTGTGGCAACACATTTCCTTGAATGTGCGCCCAGTTCAGCTTCTCCTGCAAAGAGCATTTGacactctcttccccccctctcttACGCTCCAGCACAGAGGATACTCAGCCCCGGCCCCAGTCCTCTGGCTTTGCCTAATCACTTGACATGTAATTGCTCTCCTAGGTGTCCAACGCGATGGCGGAAGAGATCAGGCGGCTGTCAGTGTTGGTGGACGAATTCCAGCTGGATTTCCACCCGTCTCCTGTAGTTATAAAAGTTTATAAGAATGTGAGTGATAAAGTGCTCTGGAGTTATTATTGccgatgtttgttttgttttgtttattgtaaGTTCGTAAGAATGTGAGCGATACCTTGGACGTTGTTTGTTGAtatgccgctctgggctcctgggaggaagggcgggatataaagcaaaataataaataaataaataaataatattgggaagggccatagctcagtggcagagcacctgctttgcatgcagaaggtcccaggtttaatccctggcagcgCCACCGGGTACAACTGGGACTGTCCTCTGTTTGTAACCCTGGATCTTCTCCCAGTTAGTGCGGACAGACTGAGTtatagatggaccaacggtctcacTTAGCATAAATTCCGATGGGTGTAATCTCTTACATTCAGCAATTTTACTCGCCTTGTTTTCTTTTCTGTTGCACCGTGGctgggggggcggggggagggatGTTCACGTGGGGAGAGCACCCACAAACCCAACTTGACCTCCGCCTCTCTTTTCCCAGGAAATGCACCGGCACATTGAGGAGGGCCTGGGCCGGAACATGTCAGATCGCTGCTCCAGTGCCATCACGACATCCCTGCAGACCATGCAGCAGGAAATGATCGGTTAGCGCTTGTGGGAAGGGAGCAGTCCGCCATGGTACTAGTGACCAGGGATGAAGGGGGGACCTCTGGAGCTCTCCAGACTcgagccacagccagcatggctactgatCCCTGTCTTTGCATTAAAAGTTAGCTGGGGCAGTGAAGGCAAGTGATGACCTAGTTCAGCGGTGgggagcctggtgccctccagatattgtcagactttagctcccagcagccagcataggGAGTgacgatgatgggagttggagtccagcaacatctggagggcaccatgctccCCATTGCTGAACTAGGTCATCACTTGCCTTCACTGCCCCAGCTAActtttaatgcagggatggggaccaTTGGCCgtcctggcaggggctgatgggagttggactccagcaacatctagggggcCACAGATGATCCCCACCTCTGGTGTAAAGCATCACGCACATTGATCTGTGGCTCAGGGCTTCTTCTAATACTAGCCCCTCTTGCCTCCTTTCCTCTCTTGTTAAATAGATGGCCTAAAGCCCCTCCTGCCAGTCTCCCTGAGGGGCCAGATAGACATGCTGGTCCCCCGGCAGTGCTTCACAATGAGCTACGACCTGAACTGCGACAAGCTCTGTGCCGATTTCCAGGAGGACATTGCCTTCCACTTTTCTCTCGGGTGGACGATGCTTGTGAACCGGTTTCTGGGGCCAAAAAACACCCGGCGGGCCTTGATGGGCTACAACGACCAGGTAAGCAGACGGCCTGGCGACTCAGCGGGCATCCGGTTCCACACAGCGGCCAGTCGGACGCTTCCGAGAATCCCGCAAGCAGGGCGAGGAAGCAGTCGCTCTTTCCTGTTGTTGCTCCTTGGCAAGAGCTgaggctcagtgggagagcatctgcttagcgtgtagaaggtcccgggttcaatcccagcatgtccaggctggaaaagacctccttgtctgagaccctggagcgCTGCCGCCAATCACCGTGGCCAGAGGTTCCCGAaatgtggaccaccagtggtctggcagcttcattcaggtggcacGTCCACATTAAATGTccgtattgatttttaattgcattttactgcttcttttaaaattctttattatacataaaaataaaaaaacatacacCGAGTTATCAAAAAACAACCCCAAATagataaaacagaacaaaataaaatataggcTACGAGAAAGAAAATTGCAGTATTTGTCAGTGTCGCATCATGTGAGTTGGTCTCTTAAAACTTCAATAAACTTTATAGTCTTTTCATTTCCAGAAactcttattttatttctaatattgtatattaattgtattacaatctgaattctgtggaatacaagaaaatgcaatatataagaaagaaaagaagcgcTTAGAACGGAATTAAAACGGTAGAAACCAgctacagctgctgccagtcagtgtcgactaTATTGAGCtagttcaggggtagccaatatggtccccccccagacgttgttggactgccagcatggccagtggtccaggatgatgggagttggagtccaacaaaatctggagggcaccacgctgGCTACCTGTGTGCTCCACTGGACTATTGGTGTGACTCTGCACAAGGGCAGCTTCTGGTGTTCCTGAATGGTCGTCAGTGGCGTGTTGCCCCAGCTGCTGTTTCCATCCCCGAAGGAGCAAGAAGCAACACACACAGGAATTTATGAACTCTGCTCCTTTTATTCTAAATAACCCCAAGTGAAGTACACGTGTGGTTTTTTGCTCATCTCTCATAAtttctactgctgctgctgccgtggtGGGGGAGGCGGAGTGCCATGCAAAAGAGCCATGAAACCAGCCACTAACCTTGACTGTGTCTTGGCCCCAGGAGCCcgatctgtaaaatgggaaccgCAAAACCCTGCTTGGCTGTGTTTGAAATCGACGCTTTGCGTTGTGCTGGAAGTGCTTATGAATGGAGTCTTAAACCATTCTCTGACACAGAGGCCTCTCTCTCTTGTGTCCTCCCTGTGCCCTCTGCTTTTCGAATTAGGTTCAGCGTCCTCTGTCTTTGACCCCAGCGAACCCAAGCCTGCCTCCCTTGCCTCAGGGATCCTTGACCCAGGAAGAGCTGATGGTCTCTATGGTCACTGGCCTGGCCTCTCTCACGTCCAGAACGTCAATGGGCATCCTTGTGGTTGGCGGAGTGGTAGGTTTGAAGGAGAATCTTTAAACTTGAGGGTGTCTTGAAGCTGTCCAGTGCTCCAGAAAAGCTGGGTTGTTTTGCCTTCGGAGGGACAAATTTGGATTTGATGAGCAAGCACCCACACCGCAGAGCTCATGACTGATACTTTACAGTTATGGCTGAATCGCTGATATTTGTTGGCAAATTGGAATTAAATGATAAAACAAACTCAGGGCTGTTCATTTCTGTGGGTCTACCCTGGATAGGACTTAGCTGGATGCAACATAGTTGGAGATGCAGtgtaatgtagtggttagagcatcagactggggcctgggagacctgggttcaaatccccatttagccatgaagctcgctgggtgactttgggccagtcacagtctctcagcctagcgtacctcacagggttgttttgaggataaaatggcgagataggagaaccatgtttgtacactaccgtgagctccttagaggaatgatgggatataaatgtaatgatcaatcagtcaatcaataaaCCTATTGTTTCCAGCAAATTTATGAAACAGGATTTTTTTCATGgcaaaataaagcactggaacCTTCCCCCA
Coding sequences within:
- the MFN2 gene encoding mitofusin-2 yields the protein MSLLFPHSKSIVSSKKDKRHMAEVNASPLKHFVTAKKKINGIFEQLAAYIQESATFLEETHKNVELDPVTTEEQVQEVKGYLSKVSGISEVLARRHMKVAFFGRTSNGKSTVINAMLWDKVLPSGIGHTTNCFLRVEGTEGQDAFLLTEGSEEKKSIKTVNQLAHALHQDEVLTAGGLVSVMWPNSKCPLLKDDLVLMDSPGIDVTTELDSWIDKFCLDADVFVLVANSESTLMQTEKQFFHKVNARLSRPNIFILNNRWDASASEPEYMEEVQRQHMERCTSFLVDELGVVDRPQAGDRIFFVSAKEVLSARIQKAQGMPEGGGALAEGFQVRMFEFQNFERRFEECISQSAVKTKFEQHTVRAKQIAEEVRQIMDSVHVAAQEQRIYCLEMREDRQERLEFIDKQLDLLTHNYKLKIKQISEEVERQVSNAMAEEIRRLSVLVDEFQLDFHPSPVVIKVYKNEMHRHIEEGLGRNMSDRCSSAITTSLQTMQQEMIDGLKPLLPVSLRGQIDMLVPRQCFTMSYDLNCDKLCADFQEDIAFHFSLGWTMLVNRFLGPKNTRRALMGYNDQVQRPLSLTPANPSLPPLPQGSLTQEELMVSMVTGLASLTSRTSMGILVVGGVVWKAVGWRLIALSFGLYGLLYVYERLTWTTKAKERAFKRQFVEYAGEKLQLIVSYTGSNCSHQVQQELAGTFAQLCQQVDVTREDLEREITALNQKIEILDSLQSKAKLLRNKAGWLDSELNMFTHQYLQQSR